A stretch of Telopea speciosissima isolate NSW1024214 ecotype Mountain lineage chromosome 11, Tspe_v1, whole genome shotgun sequence DNA encodes these proteins:
- the LOC122646293 gene encoding probable inactive receptor kinase RLK902: MGWCHYLVVLCFLVFLPVGKPDLASEKAALLAFKAAVGRYIPWNQSSSNPCTWPGIECDNNTTVTTIRLPGYFLSGEIPIGIFGNLTHLRTLSLRLNSLSGQLPLDLAACTDLRNLYLQGNKFSSEIPKFLFGLYNLVRLNLANNNFSGEISPEFNNLTRLGTLYMEYNQLTGSIPDLPKLLSLDQFNVSYNQLNGSIPSSLRGKSAEAFLGNSLCGGPLLACAGDASQPPSSGNGGGSGKKKLSGGAIAGIVIGSVVGFLLILLLLFFLCRKKSDRRTSDMAPAKQGGEVEIAGEKGDNGSLSSRAIPVAGATAATAAALAASKGDVNGSGNNKKLVFFGNAPRIFDLEDLLRASAEVLGKGTFGTAYKAVLEMGTVAAVKRLKDVTIPEREFREKIEIVGSMDHESLVPLRAYYFSKDEKLLVYDYMPMGSLSALLHGNRGAGRTPLNWETRSGIALGAARGIEYLHGRGPNISHGNIKSSNILLTKSYDARVSDFGLASLVGPTSTPNRVAGYRAPEVTDARKVSQKADVYSFGVLLLELLTGKPPTHALMNEDGVDLPRWVQSVVREEWTSEVFDLELLRYQNVEEEMVQLLQLATDCCAQYPDKRPSMTEVTKRIEELRRTSVGQEPDLVDEELDDEGSS, from the exons ATGGGGTGGTGTCATTACCTTGTGGTTCTCTGTTTTCTGGTTTTCCTTCCTGTTGGAAAACCAGATCTCGCATCGGAAAAGGCAGCACTTCTCGCGTTCAAGGCAGCCGTCGGTAGATATATTCCATGGAACCAGAGCTCCTCAAACCCATGCACATGGCCGGGAATAGAGTGCGACAATAACACTACCGTGACCACCATTCGCCTCCCTGGTTACTTCCTTTCTGGTGAAATTCCGATTGGTATCTTCGGCAACCTTACACATCTCCGAACCCTTAGCTTACGTCTCAACTCACTCTCCGGGCAACTTCCGTTGGATCTCGCCGCCTGTACTGATCTCCGTAATCTGTACTTGCAGGGCAACAAGTTCTCCAGTGAGATCCCGAAGTTCTTGTTCGGTCTCTATAATCTCGTCCGTCTCAATCTCGCTAATAATAACTTCTCCGGCGAGATCTCGCCCGAGTTCAACAACCTCACCAGGTTGGGAACTCTCTATATGGAATACAATCAACTCACTGGTTCGATTCCTGATCTACCGAAGCTTCTGAGTCTTGATCAGTTCAATGTTTCGTATAATCAATTGAACGGTTCAATCCCCTCGAGTCTGAGAGGCAAGAGTGCTGAAGCATTCCTCGGGAACTCCCTGTGTGGAGGGCCACTCCTTGCGTGCGCTGGTGATGCATCGCAGCCGCCGAGTAGCggtaatggtggtggtagtggaaAGAAGAAATTGTCGGGAGGAGCAATTGCAGGTATTGTGATAGGATCTGTGGTTGGGTTTTTGTTGATTCTTCtgcttttgttctttttgtgCCGAAAAAAGAGTGATAGGAGGACGAGCGACATGGCTCCAGCGAAGCAAGGGGGTGAAGTAGAGATTGCAGGTGAGAAAGGAGATAATGGTAGCTTGAGCAGCCGTGCTATTCCTGTTGCTGGGGCGACAGCTGCAACGGCGGCGGCATTGGCAGCTTCTAAGGGGGACGTTAATGGTAGTGGGAACAACAAGAAGCTTGTTTTCTTTGGAAATGCTCCAAGGATTTTTGATCTGGAGGATCTATTGAGGGCTTCTGCCGAGGTTTTGGGGAAGGGGACGTTTGGGACGGCGTACAAGGCAGTTTTGGAGATGGGAACGGTGGCCGCTGTGAAGAGGCTTAAGGATGTAACCATCCCTGAGAGGGAATTCAGGGAGAAGATTGAAATCGTTGGATCCATGGATCATGAAAGCTTGGTCCCGCTTAGAGCATACTATTTCAGTAAGGACGAGAAGCTCCTTGTCTATGATTACATGCCCATGGGCAGTTTATCTGCACTTTTGCATG GAAACAGAGGAGCAGGTAGGACGCCATTGAATTGGGAAACCAGGTCCGGCATTGCCCTTGGTGCTGCCCGTGGTATAGAATATCTCCATGGGAGGGGACCCAACATCTCGCATGGCAACATTAAGTCATCCAATATCCTCCTCACCAAATCCTATGATGCTCGTGTATCTGACTTTGGTCTTGCAAGCCTTGTTGGCCCTACTTCTACCCCCAATCGCGTTGCTGGTTACCGTGCACCTGAGGTTACAGATGCTCGCAAGGTGTCGCAAAAGGCAGATGTCTACAGTTTTGGTGTCCTCCTATTGGAGCTCCTGACTGGAAAACCTCCAACCCATGCTCTGATGAATGAAGATGGAGTCGACCTCCCAAGGTGGGTACAGTCTGTGGTCCGAGAAGAGTGGACATCAGAGGTTTTCGACCTTGAACTCCTGAGGTACCAGAATGTTGAGGAAGAGATGGTTCAGCTCTTGCAGCTTGCAACTGATTGTTGTGCTCAGTACCCAGACAAGCGCCCCTCAATGACTGAGGTTACAAAGCGGATTGAGGAGCTTCGACGCACCAGCGTAGGCCAAGAACCTGATCTAGTTGACGAGGAGTTAGATGATGAAGGATCATCATAG